The following are from one region of the Centropristis striata isolate RG_2023a ecotype Rhode Island chromosome 19, C.striata_1.0, whole genome shotgun sequence genome:
- the LOC131992935 gene encoding torsin-1A-like — MAALPVSCLVPFLFIFQLIPNTPVDSAVYSLALKADLQNKLFGQHIASSIILKTVSGFMSNENPKKPLVLSLHGPTGTGKSFVSQLIAENIFNEGMNSSFVHLFTSTLHFQNKSKFETYETQLQQWIKGNVTNCERSMFIFDEMDKIHPGLIDSIKPYLDYNIKLDGVSYRKAIFIFLSNTGADIITQKALEFVREGRDREEIELKDLQTSLSESAFNNIESGLWHSNLIDANLVDFFIPFLPLEHRHVVQCIMAEMRARNLRPDKDVADKVARDFEYFPKFDRVFSSKGCKTVESNLYFYI, encoded by the exons ATGGCAG CCCTACCTGTGAGCTGTttggttccttttttatttatttttcaattaattCCAAACACTCCTGTTGACTCTGCTGTGTACTCTCTAGCTCTCAAGGCTGACCTGCAAAACAAACTGTTCGGACAGCACATCGCGTCAAGCATCATCCTGAAAACTGTGAGTGGATTCATGAGCAACGAGAACCCGAAGAAGCCCCTGGTGCTCTCTCTGCACGGACCGACTGGCACAGGGAAGAGCTTTGTTAGCCAGCTGATcgctgaaaacatttttaatgaggGAATGAACAGCAGCTTCGTTCATCTTTTCACATCCACACTCCACTTCCAGAATAAAAGTAAATTTGAGACCTATGAG acACAGTTACAGCAGTGGATCAAAGGCAATGTCACCAACTGTGAACGGTCCATGTTCATCTTTGATGAGATGGACAAGATTCATCCTGGCTTGATTGACAGCATAAAGCCGTACCTGGACTACAACATCAAGCTGGATGGAGTTTCTTATCGGAAAGCAATCTTCATCTTCCTCAG TAATACTGGAGCAGACATCATCACACAGAAAGCTTTAGAGTTTGTGAGAGAGGGGCGAGATCGAGAAGAGATCGAGCTAAAAGATCTGCAGACATCACTCTCTGAATCAGCATTTAACAACATTGAAA GTGGCCTGTGGCATTCAAACTTGATTGATGCGAACTTGGTGGATTTCTTCATCCCGTTTCTGCCTCTGGAGCACCGACATGTTGTTCAGTGCATCATGGCCGAGATGAGAGCCAGAAATCTTCGGCCAGACAAGGATGTGGCAGACAAAGTGGCCAGAGACTTTGAATATTTCCCCAAATTTGACAGAGTGTTCTCTTCTAAAGGCTGCAAGACAGTAGAGAGCAATTTGTACTTCTACATATAA
- the LOC131992936 gene encoding torsin-1A-like — MLEALSSEWSRVCLSWETVERIYTTSKRCDSTWISFNATAFEADLQNKLFGQHIASSIILKAVSGFMSNENPKKPLVLSLHGRTGTGKSFVSKLIAENIFKVGTDGSFIHVVPAHIHFPHESKLETYKTQLQQWIKDNVTNCERSIFVFDKMDKMHPGLIDSIKSYLDYYFKLDGVSYRKAVFIFLSNTGADIITQKALELWREGRDREEIELKDLQTSLSESAFNNIENGFWHSSLIDENLVDFFIPFLPLEHRHVVQCVMAEMRARNIQPDKKVADQVARGLNYFPKFDRVFSSQGCKTVESNLNFYM, encoded by the exons ATGCTGGAGGCCCTGTCCTCTGAGTGGAGCAGGGTCTGTCTCTCATGGGAGACGGTGGAGAGG ATttacactacaagtaaaagatGTGATTCAACATGGATTTCCTTCAACGCAACAG CTTTCGAGGCTGACCTGCAAAACAAACTGTTCGGACAGCACATCGCGTCAAGCATCATCCTGAAAGCTGTGAGTGGATTCATGAGCAACGAGAACCCGAAGAAGCCCCTGGTGCTCTCTCTGCACGGACGGACCGGCACAGGGAAGAGCTTTGTCAGTAAGCTGATTgctgaaaacattttcaaagtgGGAACGGATGGCAGCTTCATTCATGTTGTCCCAGCCCATATTCACTTCCCACATGAAAGTAAATTGGAGACCTATAAG acaCAGCTTCAGCAGTGGATCAAAGACAATGTCACCAACTGTGAACGCTCCATATTCGTCTTTGATAAGATGGACAAGATGCATCCTGGCTTGATTGACAGCATAAAGTCTTACCTGGACTACTACTTCAAGCTGGATGGAGTTTCTTATCGGAAAGCTGTCTTCATCTTCCTCAG TAATACTGGAGCGGATATCATCACACAGAAAGCTTTAGAGCTCTGGAGAGAGGGGCGAGATCGAGAAGAGATCGAGCTAAAAGATCTGCAAACATCACTCTCTGAATCAGCATTTAACAACATTGAAA ATGGCTTTTGGCATTCAAGCTTGATTGATGAGAACTTGGTGGACTTCTTCATCCCGTTTCTGCCTCTGGAGCACCGACATGTTGTCCAGTGCGTCATGGCTGAGATGAGAGCCAGAAATATTCAGCCAGACAAGAAGGTGGCAGACCAGGTGGCCAGAGGTTTAAACTATTTCCCCAAATTTGACAGAGTGTTCTCTTCTCAAGGCTGCAAGACAGTAGAGAGCAATTTGAACTTCTACATGTAA
- the LOC131992934 gene encoding torsin-1A-like: MDFLQRKSLNSPVDSALHSLGLKADLQNKLFGQHIASNIILKAVSGFMSNKIPKKPLVLSLHGRSGTGKNFVIQLIAENIFKEGMNSRFVHVLPADIYFPHKSKLETYKTQLQQWIKGNITSCEHSMFIFDEMDEMHPGLIDSIKSYLGYHNMLDGVSYRRAIFIFLSNTGGDIITQKALEFVREGRDREEIERQDLQTSLSELAFDNKKSGFWHSSLIDANLVDFFIPFLPLEHRHVVQCVMAEMRAKNLWADEKVANKVARDLNYFPKMERVFSSQGCKTVESNLYLYILESE; this comes from the exons TCTAAACTCTCCTGTTGACTCTGCTCTTCACTCTCTAGGTCTCAAGGCTGACCTGCAAAACAAACTCTTCGGACAGCACATCGCATCAAACATCATCCTGAAAGCTGTGAGTGGATTCATGAGCAACAAGATCCCGAAGAAGCCCCTGGTGCTCTCTCTGCACGGACGGTCCGGCACAGGGAAGAACTTTGTTATCCAGCTGATCgctgaaaacattttcaaagaGGGAATGAACAGCCGCTTCGTTCATGTTCTCCCAGCCGATATTTACTTCCCGCATAAAAGTAAATTGGAGACCTATAAG ACACAGTTACAGCAGTGGATCAAAGGCAATATCACCAGCTGTGAACACTCCATGTTCATCTTTGATGAGATGGATGAGATGCATCCTGGCTTGATTGACAGCATAAAGTCCTACCTGGGGTACCACAACATGCTGGATGGAGTTTCTTATCGGAGAGCCATCTTCATCTTCCTCAG TAATACTGGAGGGGATATAATCACACAGAAAGCTTTAGAGTTTGTGAGAGAGGGGCGAGATCGAGAAGAAATTGAGCGACAAGATCTGCAAACATCACTGTCTGAATTAGcatttgacaacaaaaaaa GTGGCTTTTGGCATTCAAGCTTGATTGATGCGAACTTGGTGGACTTCTTCATCCCGTTTCTGCCTCTGGAGCACCGACATGTTGTTCAGTGCGTCATGGCTGAGATGAGAGCCAAAAATCTTTGGGCAGACGAGAAGGTGGCAAACAAGGTGGCCAGAGATCTCAACTATTTTCCCAAAATGGAGAGAGTGTTCTCTTCTCAAGGCTGCAAGACAGTAGAGAGCAATTTGTACCTCTACATTCTAGAGTCTGAATAA
- the LOC131992937 gene encoding torsin-1A-like, with amino-acid sequence MDFLQLNSLNSPVDSAVYSLALKADLQNKLFGQHIASSIILEAVSRFMSNENPMKPLVLSLHGPTGTGKSFASQLIAENIFKVGMNSSFIHLFSSTLHFPHKSKFKTYETQLQQLIKGIVTNCERSMFIFDEMDKMHPGLIDSIKSFLGYHNMLDGVSYQRAIFIFLSNTGGDMITQKALDFWKEGREREEIELQDLEKSLSESAFNNENGLWHSSLIDENLVDFFIPFLPLEHRHVFQCVMAEMRARNLQPDKNVAHRFTRDFEYFPNFFRVFSFKGCKTVESNLNFYI; translated from the exons ATGGATTTCCTTCAACTCAACAG TCTAAACTCTCCTGTTGACTCTGCTGTGTACTCTCTAGCTCTCAAGGCTGACCTGCAAAACAAACTTTTCGGACAGCACATCGCGTCAAGCATCATCCTGGAAGCTGTGAGTAGATTCATGAGCAACGAGAACCCAATGAAGCCCCTGGTGCTCTCTCTGCACGGACCGACTGGCACAGGAAAGAGCTTTGCTAGCCAGCTGATCgctgaaaacattttcaaagtgGGAATGAACAGCAGCTTCATTCATCTTTTCTCATCCACACTTCACTTCCCACATAAAAGTAAATTTAAGACCTATGAG ACACAGTTACAGCAGTTGATCAAAGGCATTGTCACCAACTGTGAACGCTCCATGTTCATCTTTGATGAGATGGACAAGATGCATCCTGGCTTGATTGACAGCATAAAGTCTTTCCTGGGGTACCACAACATGCTGGATGGAGTTTCTTATCAGAGAGCCATCTTCATCTTCCTCAG TAATACTGGAGGGGATATGATCACACAGAAAGCTTTAGATTTCTGGAAGGAGGGGCGAGAACGAGAAGAAATCGAGCTACAAGATCTGGAAAAATCCCTCTCTGAATCAGCATTTAACAATGAAA ATGGCTTATGGCATTCAAGCTTGATTGACGAGAACTTGGTGGACTTCTTCATCCCATTTCTGCCTCTGGAGCACCGACATGTCTTTCAGTGCGTCATGGCTGAGATGAGAGCCAGAAATCTTCAGCCAGACAAGAATGTTGCACACAGGTTTACCAgagattttgaatatttccccAATTTTTTCAgagtgttttcttttaaaggCTGCAAGACAGTAGAGAGCAATTTGAACTTCTACATATAA